A stretch of the Planktothricoides raciborskii GIHE-MW2 genome encodes the following:
- a CDS encoding NB-ARC domain-containing protein translates to MNLKEMLKIADEIVFKKTGEHLNDLQEGVLRGTLQRETYKEIAQNFYCSESNVRKVAMELWEILSAELSEKVSKSNLRSAMERWQVSLVSHYAQDSVRNCVQISCVNVCGESRQPPDIPNSNPPNQETTNSKENKISHQYLSEMPDFGAFYSRDTELENLKTWILQQRCRLIAVTGMSGIGKTALAAQLVQQIKDEFEYVIWCSLDEYYTLDAFEYKLIQFFSQSEKLDAQPSQTKPLIKYLQKHRCLVILDDIQNLFIRGELAGKYKPGYEEYRGFFKQIETFSHQSCFLLIGWEQPRELTQVKPQNNLINSLQLTGLDIEVGREILREYGLAEVEQASALMQRYERNPLWVKTVAIFIQDLGVFVTDLLVNEPLLLPEDLKDILGQIYDRLSNIEKQILSLLTKENEPVSLAKLLENNIIASADLLNGLQSLSRRCLLEQQDNCYSLTSVLKQYIKGLSLT, encoded by the coding sequence ATGAATCTTAAAGAAATGTTAAAAATTGCTGATGAAATAGTCTTCAAGAAAACCGGCGAACACCTCAACGACTTACAGGAAGGGGTACTGCGAGGAACTCTACAGCGGGAGACATATAAGGAAATCGCTCAAAATTTTTACTGTTCGGAAAGTAATGTGAGAAAAGTGGCCATGGAATTATGGGAAATACTTTCAGCAGAGTTGAGTGAAAAAGTCAGTAAATCTAATTTACGCTCAGCAATGGAGAGGTGGCAAGTCTCGCTCGTTTCACACTATGCACAAGACTCTGTACGAAACTGTGTGCAAATAAGTTGTGTTAATGTTTGTGGAGAAAGTAGACAGCCACCAGATATTCCAAATTCAAATCCACCGAATCAAGAAACAACTAACTCAAAAGAAAATAAAATATCCCATCAATATTTAAGTGAAATGCCGGATTTTGGTGCTTTTTACAGTCGAGATACCGAACTGGAAAACCTCAAAACCTGGATTTTACAACAACGCTGTCGCCTCATCGCAGTCACCGGCATGAGTGGCATTGGCAAAACTGCATTAGCAGCGCAACTTGTACAACAAATTAAAGATGAATTTGAGTATGTAATTTGGTGCAGTCTAGACGAATATTACACTCTAGATGCCTTTGAATATAAACTAATTCAGTTTTTCTCCCAGTCAGAAAAACTTGATGCACAGCCAAGTCAAACGAAGCCCTTAATTAAATATCTACAAAAGCATCGCTGCTTAGTGATATTAGATGACATTCAAAACCTTTTCATTAGAGGTGAATTGGCAGGAAAGTATAAACCAGGATACGAAGAATATCGGGGATTTTTCAAACAAATCGAAACATTTTCCCATCAAAGCTGCTTTTTGTTAATCGGTTGGGAACAACCGAGAGAATTGACTCAGGTTAAGCCCCAAAATAATCTGATTAACAGTTTACAACTGACGGGTTTAGATATCGAAGTTGGACGAGAAATCCTGAGAGAGTACGGGTTAGCTGAAGTTGAACAAGCCTCAGCACTGATGCAACGCTACGAAAGGAATCCATTATGGGTAAAAACTGTAGCGATTTTCATTCAAGATTTGGGAGTATTCGTCACTGATTTGTTAGTAAATGAGCCGCTGTTATTGCCGGAAGATTTGAAAGATATTTTAGGGCAGATTTATGATCGCTTATCCAACATCGAAAAACAAATTCTTTCTTTATTGACGAAAGAAAACGAACCTGTTTCTTTAGCCAAATTACTAGAAAATAACATAATCGCCTCGGCAGATTTGCTAAATGGACTGCAATCTTTATCACGACGCTGCTTGTTAGAACAACAGGATAATTGTTACTCCCTAACGTCTGTATTGAAACAGTATATCAAAGGTTTATCACTAACATAG
- a CDS encoding putative toxin-antitoxin system toxin component, PIN family, protein MKVVLDTNIWVSAVIWGGVPDEIVQLAEQGRITIAMSQELLDELEGTFNKTKLQPKLKALGLTGSTVIALIRSSVILYPIDELNVPELRDPDDTMVLATAIASQADAIITGDMDLRVLAEYQGIKIMAAQDFIQQYFDLGS, encoded by the coding sequence ATGAAAGTAGTTTTAGATACAAATATTTGGGTATCTGCGGTGATTTGGGGCGGAGTTCCTGATGAAATTGTCCAATTGGCAGAACAAGGAAGAATCACAATTGCCATGTCTCAAGAATTATTGGATGAATTAGAAGGCACATTCAATAAAACCAAACTGCAACCCAAGCTAAAAGCTTTAGGTTTAACGGGATCTACTGTAATTGCTCTGATTCGCTCATCTGTTATTTTATATCCAATTGATGAATTAAATGTGCCTGAACTCAGAGATCCAGATGATACTATGGTCTTGGCAACTGCGATCGCCTCTCAAGCGGATGCGATTATTACAGGCGATATGGATTTACGCGTTTTAGCAGAATATCAGGGCATTAAAATCATGGCAGCCCAAGATTTTATTCAACAATATTTTGACCTAGGTTCGTAG